The Brassica napus cultivar Da-Ae chromosome C7, Da-Ae, whole genome shotgun sequence genome has a segment encoding these proteins:
- the LOC106446527 gene encoding protein NUCLEAR FUSION DEFECTIVE 4-like — protein sequence MVSVTLWQVFLCCLLAGLSICWFNTVCFVLCIRNFPANRSLALSLTVSFNGVSAALYTLAYNAINPISTQLYLLLNALIPLIVSFAALIPIIRQPPLEPLPPDGVRRDSFMFLLLNILAVLNGVYLLLFGSKTSGVTSARLLFGGSILLLILPLCLPGLVYARNWYLHKVHSSFRLEGSGFILVDVDELEIHKGMVTREASFDGYQLLNDDIVLRTAITPVQKSFIEDNNSRSCCSKLITRNQLGMLGEEHPLFMLLCRSDFWLYYIAYFCGGTIGLVYSNNLGQIAQSLGQSSETTTLVTLYSSFSFFGRLLSATPDYIRAKFYFARTGWLAVALFPTTVALFLLASSGSLSALQAGTALIGLSSGFIFAAAVSITSELFGPNSVGVNHNILITNIPIGSLVYGFLAALVYESHSTAGSKTGSVICMGRDCYFLTFVWWGCLSVIGLASSVVLFLRTRRAYQRFEQDRIASSMLYS from the exons ATGGTTTCTGTAACGTTGTGGCAGGTGTTTCTATGTTGTTTACTAGCCGGACTAAGTATCTGCTGGTTTAACACAGTCTGCTTTGTGCTCTGCATCAGAAACTTCCCTGCCAACAGATCACTTGCGCTTTCTCTCACAGTCAGCTTCAATGGCGTTAGTGCTGCCTTATACACTCTTGCTTACAACGCAATCAACCCTATCTCCACACAGCTATACCTTCTCTTAAACGCCCTTATTCCTCTCATCGTCTCCTTCGCTGCTCTCATCCCTATTATTCGCCAACCGCCTCTTGAGCCTCTCCCACCAGACGGAGTTCGTAGAGACTCTTTCATGTTTCTCTTGCTCAACATATTAGCGGTTTTGAACGGGGTTTATCTGCTTCTCTTTGGTTCAAAGACTTCTGGTGTAACCTCAGCTCGTCTCCTCTTTGGTGGATCGATTCTTCTCTTGATTCTCCCTTTATGCCTTCCCGGTTTAGTCTACGCTCGTAACTGGTATCTGCACAAAGTCCACTCCAGTTTCCGTTTAGAAGGTTCCGGTTTCATTCTCGTTGATGTCGATGAGCTTGAGATACATAAAGGAATGGTCACACGTGAAGCTAGCTTCGACGGCTATCAGTTGCTGAACGATGATATAGTACTGCGAACAGCCATTACTCCTGTTCAGAAGAGTTTCATTGAAGATAACAACAGCAGATCTTGTTGCAGTAAGCTCATTACAAGAAACCAACTTGGAATGCTTGGAGAAGAACATCCTCTGTTTATGCTATTGTGCAGATCAGACTTCTGGCTTTACTATATAGCTTATTTTTGCGGTGGCACGATTGGACTTGTCTATAGCAACAACCTTGGACAGATTGCACAATCTTTAGGACAAAGCTCTGAGACAACAACTCTTGTCACGCTTTATTCGTCTTTCTCATTCTTTGGTCGGTTGCTTTCAGCAACACCAGACTATATCAGAGC GAAGTTTTATTTCGCTAGAACCGGGTGGCTAGCCGTCGCTCTTTTCCCAACCACAGTTGCTCTTTTCTTGCTGGCATCATCAGGGAGTTTGTCAGCGTTACAAGCAGGAACAGCTCTAATCGGTCTAAGCTCGGGTTTCATTTTCGCAGCAGCTGTTTCCATAACGTCTGAGCTCTTTGGACCAAACAGCGTCGGGGTTAACCACAACATCCTCATCACAAACATACCGATAGGATCCTTGGTCTACGGTTTCTTAGCTGCTTTGGTCTATGAATCCCATAGCACCGCTGGGTCAAAGACCGGGTCGGTTATATGTATGGGGCGAGACTGTTATTTCCTAACGTTTGTGTGGTGGGGATGCTTGTCGGTGATTGGGCTAGCTTCAAGTGTTGTCTTGTTTCTGAGAACTAGAAGAGCCTATCAACGTTTTGAACAAGATCGGATAGCTTCAAGCATGCTCTATTCTTGA